TGTGGTAGGTATTGCCTGCCTGCTGGTGAATGTCCTTATAGGACTATTTTTCATATGGCTCACAAATTGGTGGCTTCTTCCTTTGCTGCTGGTAGGCGCCTTCTGCGTCTTTTCTTACACAACCCTCCTGGCCAAGCATTCTGTGGGAGAGCTGTTCGCTGGAATGGGACTGGGCCTTTTGCCGATTATGGGCTCTTATTTTGTTCAGACCGGGCATTACTCATACCCCGCGTTTGCGGCTGCAATTCCCGCGGGAATACTTACGTTCAACCTTCTGTTGCTAAATGAGTTCCCGGATTTGGAAGCGGACATCAAGGGAGGCCGCAGGAATCTACTTATAACATTCGGAGCCGAAAGAGCGGGAAAGATCTACACCGTGTTGCTGGCGTTAATGTATGTATGGATCGCCGTATCAGTAGCCGGAGGCCTCATCCCGGTCTGGGGATTGGCAGCCATGTTGACCCTTCTAGTGGCTTGGAAACCAATGAAGTGGGCTTGGAGCGACATTCACAATAAAAACGCTATGGTCCCGGCCATGGCCGCGAATGTAATGACCAACCTTGCCACACAGGCCTTGCTTGGGGCAGGATTCTTGGCCTCTATTTATCTCTGAATCGCCGGCTTCTGACCAGGTCGCTCGCGCGCATTGCAAAGTCGTTGGCACATAAAGCGCAAAGTGAACAGCCCGCGGACCGGTCGGTTTTCCTCTGTGAGTAGGATATGGTGACCAGCGGGAACGGCAGTAGTTCCTTTTTTGCACGAGTGATGCGGTTCACTGCGCTCACCGCATCCTACCTTGGCTGCGCGGTGGCAAACGGAAAGCCGCTACTTCACATTGTAAGGTCACGCGGCAAAGATCTTCAGGCGACAGCCCTTTTCTCCTCATTTTGGATGATAATCTTAAGGGAGGGGTTAAAGGGCGGAACGGGTAAACCCTGCTGTTCAAGAAGGGCAATGTGCTCCCTCATTCCCCATTTTGCTTTATAGATACAGTCCTCCACTGAGTGTCCGATGCCTGAAAAACCTTGCAAGTCAGGGGAATAGAAGCCGAAATAATCAGGTTCTTCGGTGGCCTCGATAATAAGTGTGTACGGCAGATCGATCATCCCCTCATTCTCCATCCTCATCGCCAATGCCCGAAGCCTTCAAGCCTCAAGCAATATCCTCACCTGCCAATCGTCGCTTCAAAATCCGCAAAGGATGTGCAAGGGGATCTTTCTTCATAGGGGTTTGGCCTCTTTGAGGATTCGGCGGCGCAGCAACCAGTAGAGCCCGTTCTCACTGACAACATCGACTCTGCGGCCCAGAAGCTCCCGGAGATCCGTGAGCAAGGCGCCAACGTCCAGGAGACTTCGGTCAGGCTCCATGTCCACGAGGAAGTCCACGTCGCTCGTGGCATCCGCCTCTCCTCGGACCACGGAGCCAAAGACCCGGACATTGCGAGCGCCATGGATGGCTGCAATCCGAAGGATTTCCTCCCGCTTTTCTTTGAGAAGGTCCTGAATGGTCATAGGCAGACTTCCCTCGTTAGCCATGACACAACGCTTCGGACGAAAGGCTTCGCCGAGGCCGTACGTGGTCTCGCCAAGGTAGCGTTCGGTGCTGTCCTCGTCGGGGCTTCATGCTCTGTTGCAGGGGGGGTCCCACTTTTCGAGCAGGTCCGACTCTTCCCCCCACCGAGCATCCCGGCCCTCAGGTGTAGCGTGAACGTGGACATGGGTGCCACCCAACCGGACCACGCGGGAAAGCCGGTCATGCGCCAAGAGCCTGTCCCTCAGATTTTCGGCCTCCCCAATGAACAAGGGGGCCCATCGCCCGGGGGCCGTCTCCTTCGCGAAGACGTAATTGCCTGGCTCCTCCCTGAATGGCGCACCTATGGGAAAGATAGAGTACTTGTACACTTTTCCGGACGCCCCCTGCCACATATAAATAAGTTCGGCCATGGCTACCTCCTTTCTGCTTCAGGCCTTTATGCCTACCCAAGAAGTCTAGCAAGTAACCGGTCGGGATGTCTATCTAATTTGTGGAGCCGGGGATGGGAGTCGAACCCACGACCTGCTGATTACGTAGGAAAAGAGGCCGGAGCCGCCGAGCCCCCCCAATCTGTTCCGCCCTCCGACATTGAC
This sequence is a window from Desulfomonile tiedjei. Protein-coding genes within it:
- a CDS encoding prenyltransferase, which codes for MLTNYARGHSASRFRFLHSARFVNHLVSAKPIDYAMAVIDNSGNYHTYWGNPMERLGYWLKEIRAPFLSLPVVLVFLGTSVAAADGSFHFGRALLAMVGLTLLHISVNVLNEYSDYHTGIDFHTSPTPFSGGSGMLTSGLIAPSAAYVVGIACLLVNVLIGLFFIWLTNWWLLPLLLVGAFCVFSYTTLLAKHSVGELFAGMGLGLLPIMGSYFVQTGHYSYPAFAAAIPAGILTFNLLLLNEFPDLEADIKGGRRNLLITFGAERAGKIYTVLLALMYVWIAVSVAGGLIPVWGLAAMLTLLVAWKPMKWAWSDIHNKNAMVPAMAANVMTNLATQALLGAGFLASIYL
- a CDS encoding type II toxin-antitoxin system HicB family antitoxin, coding for MIDLPYTLIIEATEEPDYFGFYSPDLQGFSGIGHSVEDCIYKAKWGMREHIALLEQQGLPVPPFNPSLKIIIQNEEKRAVA
- a CDS encoding nucleotidyltransferase family protein; the encoded protein is MTIQDLLKEKREEILRIAAIHGARNVRVFGSVVRGEADATSDVDFLVDMEPDRSLLDVGALLTDLRELLGRRVDVVSENGLYWLLRRRILKEAKPL